The stretch of DNA tcaattaatagatatttatttttttagctaATTGCGAacataaaacatcattttttgATTATAGAacaaacactacaagaaaatcaTAGTAATTCACGTCAAAATGAGTATTTATATCCCCGCGAAACATAAAATCAACACGTAAATGTGAGTCGTGATTCTCTATTAGAAAACCaagtaaaaaaactaaaataatacatataagtaaatcaaataagaaaaactaaattttaaaaactgcATTAGTAAGCATgaacaaatttataataaattattttaaaaatatatatatattataaagatcaaattgtctcttattaattgttgataaagacttaaagattttaaaaacaatttttgcaTGATGATCCAGATAGAAATTAagttgttttagtttttttactCACAtactaaaacaaatttaattgttcattttagttgattttattttgtcaaaaacgAAATTGAATATCACAATTTTTCTCAAGAATAAAACAaattcttaataaaaaataatattaatttgattttttttctaaagtCGATGACAAAACTTACATAGTAAAAACGAGGATAATGTGAATTTGAACTTTGCtctaacatataaaatatttctacaaCCTTTTTATCAATTATACTCTATCTTAATCTGATATTTTCATTGTAATGACAACAGTTATAAAAAAGATGTACTCTAAAAAACCTACGtatatttgagataaaaaataaataaaaagtctaCCCATACTCACTCATTTATTCTCCTTCCCCTACATTTTATaatgaataattataaaaaagttgtttaacacacaaataaataaaattacccCCTTTGGTTTTGTACCATGAAAATGCAACTAATCCTCGCCTTCCACAAACAGtgataaagttttttttttcctttgtatTTCTCAAACATTTTTCTCTCTACTATCTTCTACCAACCTTAATATCCTAAAACCCTAAATTTATATTCGAAAAACCCTAAAATCATCTCTCGTTTCACTTCGCGATTTGCAGCAGCAAGTAAGTTCTATTCTCTTTCCAAATCATTTCAGTTTGCGATTtcagattttatttttgtaatcttGCTTGTTAAGCGTCATTTTTTCGCGATTCGCTGAATGAGGTTGCGGGTTTGCGATTTGTTCTGTTTTTGAGATGATATGAGTGCTAatctaaaatttcaattaacaaTGTTTCAATTTCAGTTCAATAATTTTTTGACCCTTTTCTTTTGTTCTGACTGTCAGACAGcgttttaatttgttttctctTAAGTACACAATAAGGATTagggaaaaaaaaagtaaaagagcATAAAATTGGTAAATAGACGCTCAGTTTGTTCAAGGAATTGTTATAgttttagttttgttatttttgtggGGAAGAAACATAATCTCAATTCTGCTCAGTGAAGGTTCTTAACCGAAGAAATAATAAAgcatattattaaattgagattaGGTTGAAAGTTAAGAGAAGTGGCTGAAACAGAGGCCATTGAATTGGTAATTCAGTGATTTCGTTCTGTCTGATTTAGCTGCACTACAGTGTAGATAGGGAGGGAGGAATAAGATACTTTGTATTTGGCATTGTGGTTTTTTGAGTTGGAACGAATTAGTGGTGAACATTGCTCTCAAAACGTAGCAATCTACTACATTCGGTGAGCTACTTGTCAATGTATTCCATTAGATTAGATGGATTTAGGGTCGCACAAGGGCGGTCTAGGTCGAGTGTGGAAGATTGGGGGGCGGGGCGGGTCACAGAGGAGCGGGCTGAATAACTCAAGTGGTTATCCATCCATTGAAAATATGATAGTGGATGAATTGGATTCTTTTAAGAACTTTTAGTGAATTGTAAATGGATTAACGGGTTGTTTTGATCCATCCATTACATTCCAAATCAATCCAATCCATCCATTTTGCCACCCCTATACGAGATACAgtcttttagaaaaaataaagatacGGGTGCGTCAATAAAAATTGTCAATTTTAATGGTATAATTTAACTAAGAGAAATAAATTGTTCAATTCACCatacaaaatcacaataaaaagtttaaatagtaaaaaattgtgtttggcTACAACAAATAAACTCAATAGCATAATGAGGAAAGTGACAGTATCCATGAGTACACATATACCTGTACGGGCACTTCGTTATTTTAGAAGTACACATGCTTCAGAGGTATTAGGTCAGTCATTAAGTTGTGtttcataaattaaattgtGCAAATCTCTTTTTCCCATATGCTCCATGAGGTAACCCAATTTATGAAGTTAATTTTTATGgttttgaatttgattgaattttgtGTTTGATAAGGAAGAATGAGGCCTACAGCCTTGCTTGGTGTTCTGAACAAGCAGTTTCTTGGAATCGCCAGTGACGCTGCGAATGCTGTTGCTAAGAAGCTGACACCGTCTGCTTCTGTCATGTCACGAAAACCGGCATTTATAGACGCATTCCTGTACAAGATGAAAAAGAACCCTGAACTTTTGAAGAACAAGACCATTTGGTCACGGAGATCCACCATCTTGCCAGAATTTGTTGATTCCCAGGTCAAGATTTACAATGGGAAAACCACTATTCGTTGTAAGATCACCGAGGGAAAAGTGGGTCATAAGTTTGGAGAGTTTGCACTCACTAGGAAACGCAAAAGTAGAGACCAACCTAATGCCAAAGTTAAACAACTCAAGAAAAAgaagtgatttttttatatgGTTTATATTATGCAGTTATTTACAACAATGTGGATAAAGAGTATGGCTTCTTTCCTATCTGAAGTATTTGACTTGAGTATTGACAATAAGGATTTCATAAAATTTGACAATGACTGCTGTTTGATCAAGTAGGTTCGTTGATTTTGTGGTCTCTACAATTTTGTTGTTCTAATTTAACTCTACAACTGATTGATCAATTTATGGTTATGTGAACGTGTATTTTACGGTTATTTGTTTATGCTGAATGTCCTGCCACAGCATAGGTATGTCCTTTATGATGTATCTTTTGTTTATGTATTTGGCTATGTTCCGCTGCATCTCCGTACCTAATCTAAATAAAGATAGAGAAAGATGAGAAGATTCAATAGTATCAAACATGCATCTGTTTTCAGttgattttatatattgttgCAAGATTGAACACTGCTAGATGAAATTAACAGTGTAATTGATGCCAATGTACTTCAGTTAAGTAGTTATAACTTATATGTAACAGGATggttgttcttcctgaacataCTTTTCGAACTTAATTGTTCAAAGTTTACTATAGTTTATATGGTGCTTAGCTTTAAAAAACTTGCCACCCACACGGCCACAAAATGGATTGGAGAGTGAAATACTTTCTGTTGGTTGGTAGTGAGAAAGAAAAACATACATGTGATAATTGTTTGATAATAAAGTGTTCAAGGTAGAAGTAGAATA from Cicer arietinum cultivar CDC Frontier isolate Library 1 chromosome 3, Cicar.CDCFrontier_v2.0, whole genome shotgun sequence encodes:
- the LOC113785840 gene encoding small ribosomal subunit protein uS19m-like; amino-acid sequence: MRPTALLGVLNKQFLGIASDAANAVAKKLTPSASVMSRKPAFIDAFLYKMKKNPELLKNKTIWSRRSTILPEFVDSQVKIYNGKTTIRCKITEGKVGHKFGEFALTRKRKSRDQPNAKVKQLKKKK